In a single window of the Cupriavidus sp. P-10 genome:
- a CDS encoding LysR substrate-binding domain-containing protein, whose product MSTIRFIRTFVTVAEQGSFAAAAGQVALTQAAVSLQMRALETELRRELFDRNGRVAVLNADGRALLPQARRLLALYDEMRLPLASDQAMAGAVAVGAVVSVMGGLSHAVARMKRTYPALDVRLVGAKSIELAAQVEAGELDAAILVEGATRVPGTLRWTPLYQEPLVAIAARGSPGHDAREALAQNPYLRFDRSQRTGVLVERALRRAHLKVNEFLELNAIEALVELVRQEVGVTVVPLLRRARWHDDEALRILPLLVHGEPVMRHIGMLERRDHGRGQVTAAVRAACSELFGA is encoded by the coding sequence ATGAGCACTATCCGATTCATCCGTACCTTCGTCACCGTGGCCGAACAAGGCTCCTTCGCCGCGGCCGCCGGCCAGGTGGCACTGACCCAGGCCGCCGTCAGCCTGCAGATGCGCGCGCTGGAAACCGAGTTGCGGCGCGAATTGTTCGACCGCAATGGCCGCGTCGCGGTGCTCAATGCAGATGGCCGCGCACTGTTGCCGCAGGCCCGGCGCCTGCTCGCGCTGTACGACGAGATGCGCCTGCCGCTGGCCTCGGACCAGGCCATGGCCGGTGCCGTGGCCGTGGGCGCGGTGGTGTCGGTGATGGGCGGCCTGTCGCACGCGGTGGCGCGCATGAAGCGCACCTACCCCGCGCTCGATGTGCGCCTGGTCGGCGCCAAGTCGATCGAACTGGCGGCACAGGTCGAGGCCGGCGAGCTCGACGCGGCGATCCTGGTCGAAGGGGCCACGCGCGTGCCCGGCACGCTGCGCTGGACGCCGTTGTACCAGGAGCCGCTGGTGGCGATCGCGGCACGTGGGAGCCCCGGCCATGATGCGCGCGAGGCGCTGGCCCAGAACCCCTACCTGCGCTTCGACCGCAGCCAGCGCACCGGCGTGCTGGTCGAGCGCGCGCTGCGCCGCGCGCACCTGAAGGTCAACGAGTTCCTGGAACTGAACGCCATCGAGGCGCTGGTCGAGCTGGTACGCCAGGAAGTCGGTGTGACCGTGGTGCCGCTGCTGCGGCGCGCGCGCTGGCACGACGACGAGGCACTGCGGATCCTGCCACTGCTGGTCCACGGCGAGCCGGTCATGCGCCACATCGGCATGCTGGAGCGGCGCGACCACGGGCGCGGCCAGGTAACGGCAGCGGTGCGAGCGGCGTGCAGCGAGCTGTTTGGCGCCTGA
- a CDS encoding Bug family tripartite tricarboxylate transporter substrate binding protein, which translates to MKSWLRLAGIAAACGMCLAATPALADNFPSKPIRLIVPFPASGATDLLARAIAQKVGANMGQQIVVDNRPGAGGAIGSDMAAKAAPDGYTLLIATTSTHSIGPYINTRLPYNTDTDFTPVGQVAIATNVLVVPNSLPVKNVRELVDYAKKHPGELNYASSGNGTVVHLTAEAFKAQAGVFITHIPYRGTALAVPDLISGKVQVLFDSIVSGLPHVKDGKLKALAVTSAKRSPLAPEIPTASESGLPGFESDTWFGIYGPKGMPADIVNRLNAEFNKAIQSPEVKERLGKLGAEPVGGTPAQFAAMVKKDSARWGKLIKDRKITAE; encoded by the coding sequence ATGAAATCCTGGCTGCGCCTCGCCGGCATCGCCGCTGCCTGCGGCATGTGCCTGGCCGCCACGCCCGCACTGGCCGACAACTTTCCCAGCAAGCCGATCCGCCTGATCGTGCCGTTCCCGGCCAGCGGCGCGACCGATTTGCTGGCGCGTGCCATTGCGCAGAAAGTGGGCGCCAACATGGGCCAGCAGATCGTGGTCGACAACCGCCCGGGCGCCGGCGGCGCGATCGGTTCGGACATGGCGGCCAAGGCCGCGCCGGACGGCTACACGCTGCTGATCGCGACCACCAGCACGCACTCGATCGGCCCGTACATCAACACCCGCCTGCCGTACAACACCGACACCGACTTCACCCCGGTCGGCCAGGTGGCGATCGCCACCAATGTGCTGGTGGTGCCGAACAGCCTGCCGGTGAAAAACGTGCGCGAGCTCGTCGACTACGCCAAGAAGCACCCCGGCGAGCTCAACTACGCCTCCAGCGGCAATGGCACCGTGGTGCACCTGACCGCCGAGGCTTTCAAGGCGCAGGCCGGCGTGTTCATCACCCATATCCCGTACCGCGGCACAGCGCTGGCCGTGCCAGACCTGATTTCGGGCAAGGTGCAGGTGCTGTTCGACAGCATCGTCTCGGGCCTGCCGCACGTGAAGGACGGCAAGCTCAAGGCGCTGGCCGTGACCAGCGCGAAGCGCTCGCCACTGGCACCGGAGATCCCGACGGCCAGCGAGTCGGGGCTGCCCGGCTTTGAGTCCGATACGTGGTTCGGCATCTACGGACCCAAGGGCATGCCGGCGGACATCGTCAACCGGCTGAATGCCGAATTCAACAAGGCAATCCAGTCGCCGGAAGTCAAGGAACGCCTGGGCAAGCTGGGCGCCGAGCCGGTCGGCGGCACGCCCGCGCAGTTCGCCGCCATGGTGAAGAAGGACAGCGCCCGCTGGGGCAAGCTGATCAAGGATCGCAAGATCACGGCAGAATAA
- the ggt gene encoding gamma-glutamyltransferase — protein MQNFNWTNPYPSVRIPLFARNVVSTSHPLAAQAGLRMLLKGGNAVDAAIAAAAAITIVEPVSCGLGSDAFAILWDGKELHGLNSSGVAPAAWNPEYYKNKYGTDANGLANRPIRGWDSVTVPGVIAGWAAMHERFGKLPFADLMEPAIEIAERGYAVPPVVAHKWAAAVPELKDQPGYAETFMPNGRAPLVGEKFTMKAAAETLRKIGETQGRAYYEGEIAEKIAAFSKQCGGAMTLDDLRNYRPDWVKPISQAYRGYELHEIPPNGQGIAALVALGILGQFDMASIPVDSVDSQHLQIEAMKLAFADLYRYVADPRSMEVTPEEMLDDAYLKSRAKLIDMQRATHFNFGMPKVGGTIYLTAADENGMMVSFIQSNYMGFGSGVVVPGTGISLQNRGVGFSMDPKSANAVAGGKRPFHTIIPAFLTKGGHPVMSFGVMGGDMQPQGHLQTVVRMLDYNQQPQAACCAPRWKVNRDFTLDVEGTMDPATVDGLKARGHQLKSVEDPYMDFGSGQFIWRLSDDPEQGYVAASDSRRDGQAVGF, from the coding sequence ATGCAGAACTTCAACTGGACCAACCCCTACCCCTCCGTGCGCATCCCGCTGTTTGCGCGCAACGTGGTGTCCACCTCGCACCCGCTGGCCGCGCAGGCCGGCCTGCGCATGCTGCTCAAGGGCGGCAACGCCGTCGACGCGGCCATCGCCGCGGCGGCCGCGATCACCATCGTCGAGCCGGTATCGTGCGGTCTGGGCAGCGATGCCTTCGCCATCCTGTGGGACGGCAAGGAACTGCATGGGCTGAACTCCTCCGGCGTGGCCCCGGCCGCCTGGAACCCGGAGTATTACAAGAACAAGTACGGCACCGATGCCAACGGCCTGGCCAACCGCCCGATCCGCGGCTGGGACTCGGTCACGGTGCCCGGCGTGATCGCCGGCTGGGCCGCAATGCACGAGCGCTTCGGCAAGCTGCCCTTCGCCGACCTGATGGAGCCGGCGATCGAGATCGCCGAGCGCGGCTACGCCGTGCCGCCGGTGGTGGCGCACAAGTGGGCCGCCGCGGTGCCGGAGCTGAAGGACCAACCCGGCTATGCCGAGACCTTCATGCCCAACGGCCGCGCGCCGCTGGTCGGCGAGAAGTTCACCATGAAGGCCGCCGCCGAGACGCTGCGCAAGATCGGCGAGACCCAGGGCCGCGCCTACTACGAAGGCGAGATCGCCGAGAAGATCGCCGCCTTCAGCAAGCAGTGCGGCGGCGCGATGACGCTGGACGACCTGCGCAACTACCGTCCCGACTGGGTCAAGCCGATCAGCCAGGCGTACCGCGGCTACGAGCTGCACGAGATCCCGCCCAATGGCCAGGGCATTGCCGCGCTGGTGGCGCTGGGCATCCTCGGCCAGTTCGACATGGCCTCGATCCCGGTGGACTCGGTCGATTCGCAGCACCTGCAGATCGAAGCAATGAAGCTGGCCTTCGCCGACCTGTACCGCTACGTGGCCGATCCTCGCAGCATGGAGGTCACGCCGGAAGAAATGCTGGATGACGCGTACCTGAAATCGCGCGCCAAGCTGATCGACATGCAGCGCGCCACGCATTTCAACTTCGGCATGCCCAAGGTGGGCGGCACCATCTACCTGACCGCCGCCGACGAGAACGGCATGATGGTCTCGTTCATCCAGTCGAACTACATGGGCTTCGGCTCGGGCGTGGTGGTGCCGGGCACCGGCATCAGCCTGCAGAACCGCGGGGTGGGCTTCTCGATGGATCCCAAGTCCGCCAACGCGGTGGCCGGCGGCAAGCGCCCGTTCCACACCATCATCCCGGCCTTCCTGACCAAGGGTGGCCACCCGGTGATGAGCTTCGGCGTGATGGGCGGCGACATGCAGCCGCAGGGCCATCTGCAGACGGTGGTGCGCATGCTGGACTACAACCAGCAGCCGCAGGCCGCGTGCTGCGCGCCGCGCTGGAAGGTCAACCGCGATTTCACGCTGGACGTGGAGGGCACCATGGACCCGGCCACGGTCGACGGGCTGAAGGCACGCGGGCACCAGTTGAAGTCGGTGGAAGACCCGTACATGGACTTTGGTTCGGGACAGTTCATCTGGCGCCTGTCGGACGATCCGGAGCAAGGGTACGTGGCGGCCAGCGACAGCCGGCGCGACGGGCAGGCGGTAGGGTTCTGA